In the Glycine max cultivar Williams 82 chromosome 6, Glycine_max_v4.0, whole genome shotgun sequence genome, TATATCCTCGAGAAGCATACGCCTAAAACACCAAGAAACCGAAGCCAGAACCGTGATCATAATCAATTTATCATACAGATGTATTGTACAAtcgcaaatgaaaaaaaaaaaaaaaaataaccaatcAGTAGTAGCAACCTTAAGGAATGGACGCATGGATTCTTTGTTAGTGTATGAACTGTGAAGAAAAACAACCACGGGCTTTTTTCTCTGCTTATTACTTCTCTTCAACTTCAGTATCATCACCGGCAACCGTCCTTGCTCTCCTTTCTTCGATCCAAAATCAAAGAAATCAGAATAACAAAATTATCGATTCAAAATTCAACTCTAgaagaattaaattaatcactTAATTACCTACCTCTATGTTCAAGTACAAGTTCTCCTCCTCGAGCAACTCTTCAAGGTTCCCTATATCTGCCTTTGGAGTCGAATCCAATATCTCGATCTATAAGGTTGTCATGTGATTGAACTAGAAAAATGAAttacaaattgaaaagaaagaaaaaaaaaaaaaaagatactatGAATGTTGATAATACCTCTTCCCTCGTTGGAGGAGGCATTTGATACAAAGGATTCTTCACTGGCTTCGCAGGTTTGACAGTTAGTGGAACTGAAACATATATTAAGAAccagatttaattaaaattatcgtTGCGCAATACATAGCGAGATCGAGGAAGTTAATTAGTGAGTGAATTTTGATTGTTAAACTACCTTGAGTGGGTCGCCTACTACGCAGGACTTGAAGGAACTCTGATCGGAGCTTGCTCTGACTCTGAGCTTCTACAATGGCTTCTTTTCCCGCCAATTTGTTTTGGATTTTACAGTTAGAGTGAGAACCACCGCCATAGCAGCTTGAGAACAAGAGGTAAATGACGAAAGATGCACTGTTTAAtgctattattttattaggattaaaattcatttttattctgAAGAGAGATGAGAGATCTCAAGCTGGACGATGACTTAGTGGTACACAGTGGACCAATTATTTCATATCCTCATCGTTggatataatataaaaagaaatattaacaacacgtttttaatataaaaataataaatggcaGAGatcgatattttttttcttcagttaTAACAAGTTTTCAAGAATTGGCTTtattccctaaaaaaaaaagagacttgGCTATATTAAGGGCAACAAATCTGCCGTCATAGGCCTTTGTtagatcattttttatatatttcaaaaataataaattcgattattattaagtgatttacttcattatattatttgtagttaatttgttaataaaattatagaatttaaaaatatgcgTATATACATAAGATATAATAGTAGGTTATTTGAGAAGTTTTattactctttcttttttttctgcaGTTTTG is a window encoding:
- the LOC100811861 gene encoding uncharacterized protein isoform X3; the protein is MNFNPNKIIALNSASFVIYLLFSSCYGGGSHSNCKIQNKLAGKEAIVEAQSQSKLRSEFLQVLRSRRPTQVPLTVKPAKPVKNPLYQMPPPTREEIEILDSTPKADIGNLEELLEEENLYLNIEKGEQGRLPVMILKLKRSNKQRKKPVVVFLHSSYTNKESMRPFLKAYASRGYIAISVDSRYHGERATNTTTYIDALISAWKTGETMPFIYDTVWDLIKLADYLTQRRDIDLSRIGITGISLGGMHAWFAAVADTRYAVVVPLIGVQGFRWAIDNDKWQGRVDSIKPLFEVARADLGKGAIDKEVVEKVSQVFMNPKYPTMIPPPNELLYALICFNITRLTTMLN